ATTACATAGTTTTGAAAGGGCAGGGAAATGCAGGAAGTGACGGTGGTCCCGCCGGTGATTTAATTGTCGTAATAGAAGAGACTGAAGACCCCGTATTAAAAAGAGACAACAATAATTTGATAATACGGGTACCAATATCTTTTCCGGTAGCTACTCTTGGTGGAAGCATTGAAGTCCCAATCATAGATGGCAAGGTTTTGTTGACTATCCCCAGAGGAACACCTACGGGAAAAGTTTTCAGACTGCACGGCAAAGGAATGCCGGTCTTAAATGGTTATGGAAGAGGCGATGAACTGGTAGAAGTCTATATAGATACCCCGAAAAGCCTATCAAGAGAAGCAGAACAAAAGATTAAAGAGTTAAATAATTTGATTTAAGCCGGGCTATAAAAAAATAATTACCCTTGCCCCTTACACAATAATCCATAAAACCTTTCAATAAAGGTTTCTTCACAAAACAGATTGTAAAAAATTTGATTTAAGCTCTTTTTTCTGTAATTCGATATATTTCTATCATCTCTTTTTATTTAAATTGAATTTTTGGCATTTTTTTAATTTTCATCCTCAAAAAGCTTGATTAATGAGCAATTCAAAAACCACTTTTTTTTAACAAATATTTGCTTTTTCCTATATATAGTGGTTTTGGGGTATTATGTCAATATATTGTAAATATAGTAACCAATGGTAATTATTGTAACGAATAAAAAACAAAAAGGTTGAACACCAGAGATTTGCCACGAAAGCACGAAAACACTAAAAATAAGAAATATAAACTATAGAATACACAGAGAAAAGTTTTCACTATAAATCTTTGTATCAAAAAGATTGACAGGGGTTAACTTAAAATTTTCAATTTTTTACTTGCCAAAAAAGAAAAATATGTTCATATAATTACAATTAAGAATAAAGTATATTAAAGACAAAATAGAAAAAGGAGGTAGGATGAAAAGATTTGTTTTGATAGGATACATGATGATTATGGCATCATCGTGTTTTGCATACCCAACTGCAGGACAAACAGCTCCAGCATTCACACTTCCAGACACTAACAGTGTTAGCCATTCGCTTTCCGAGTTTTATGGTAAAACAGTTTGGCTTAATTTCTGGCGTTCCACATGAGGAACATGCACAACAGAACTGCCAAGGTTGGCAGTTATACAAGACCAATACGGAACATCCAAGTTAAGGGTACTTGCAATTAATATAGCAGAAAATATGGACATAGCAAAACAGTATGCAAGAGGCAACAGTGCTCTTTTTCTGGAGGATGCCTCAAGTTCTGTATTTGATCAATATAATATATGTGGGACTCTCCCTGTAAATTATGTTGTTAAACCAAACGGGAAGGTATATCACGGGTTATACGGATATTGTGAATCACAAATCAAAGACTGGATAGATTCATGCGTAATTGCAGTAGAAGAAAATAATGCAGTTTCAACAATACAAAACCCTACATTAGTATTATCTCCTAATCCATTTAAGGTTGTTATGATGATTAGTGTTAAAGGAGTGAAAACTGTCGGAGACTTACAGATTCAAGACTTAACCGGAAGAGTAGTAAGGTCTTTTTCTTTAGCTCCTAATGCTACTATAAAATGGGACAGGAAAGATAACAACGGCAGAGAAGTTCCTGTAGGAATGTATTTTTGCAGATTTAATAATGGTACTGTGAATTTAACGGGAAAAGTAGTAATGTTTAAGTAACTGATATTTATTTCAAACAAAGGAAGGGCGATGGAAACATCGCCCTTTTCTTTTATAGAATATTAGCAAAATAGAGATTCTCCCCTACCTTGTCAGGATATGTTCTTTTGTATCGTATTCTATGATTTCGATGATGATGGAGATGCCATGTTCGCCGTCTATCGTATCTTTAGTTTCGCCGGGCAGGAAGGTTTCCATTCTTCTGCAAAGTGAAGGACTATATTCGGGTTTCTTTGTCACGGGCGAAATTCTCTTGTAGTAATTGTAAATATAAAACCGCAAATGTTCTCTTCGCATCCACCTGCTTAAATTGGCACAAATAGACATTCCTGAGTTTGGCAAGATTATTGGTTTGTGTCTGGACTTATCCGGCGGCGGTTCCGGCGGGATTTTAGTCCATCTTATTTTTCTTTTTTTAGGGCCTTCTGATTTATCATCCGGCTGATTTCTCGGCATCTTTTTTTCTTCAAGTGGTCTTATATTCTTCAACTCCCATTGGAATCTCAACGGTTCTATAACGGAATTTTTCGGAAGCCTTCTTAAATGTTCCGTTGTAAGTCCGGAAGCTTTGAGTTTTTGTTCTATTTCCTGATTCAGCCATTCCGGTGATATATGAAGGAAGTCTTCAGTTATCCTGTCAAATATTCCGATACCCATTTGGTTGATTGTTATTGGTATACGTCCGACAGTTCGCGGAATGGATATGTGTATCTCTTTTTTTTCAACATCGTATCTATTAGCGCATATACATTTAGGAAGGCTTACAGGACCGGCGGATATTTGAAGTTTTTTCCAGTTAAGAGAAGTTCCGACATTTATATTATTTACGCTTGCAAAGTAGCGGCATCCGTCCCAGGGGAACTTGTTTCTATTTTTGACAAGAGGGTCCCAGATAGGGTAAATTATATCACGCAGATGGTTGGAAAGTATTTTACCAATTACCCTCATTCGCTCCTGTCTACATTTCACTCCTTTTGTTGGAATTCCGCTAAAAGACATCAGGCTTGTGGCAAAAATTCCTGATTTGACTTTTCCGTTTTTATCAACGTATCTGCGTCTTGACAGCAAGACTCCTTTTGCTCCTTCTTTTGGCGTAAAGCCCATTGCTTTTTGTGCCTTATCCCCGGTCATACCTATCTTTCCCCAAACAGTTCCAAAGGCAGAGAGGGTACCATCAATAGAACCTTTTGCGGTAATCAACCTGCCGGGGGTACGGGCATGAATTCCCATTGCACTCAGTTTCTTTTGGGTTTTTTCATCCAGTCTTGCCCAGCCGGTTTTTATTGCTTTGTAGTCAGGAATGTTAGGTTTCTTTTTATTTTTCATAGTTTTTCAAATTATTAGATGCAGGAATAGAGAAAAGGATTCTAAAAAAAATAGAAAAATACTTCACCGCAGAAAACAAAAAATCAACCACCCTGCTCACCGCTACGGCGGGATCTACGACCACCGCCTAAGCGGGGTCTTTGACTTTCGCCGTGTCTCCAATAGGCAGACGGGAATAACAAACAACAGTAATGGCTTCAACCTACCCAACTTGCAAAGGAAAAGGGTGAATGTCCATTCGCCCCTACAACAAAGAGATTCTCAGAATGCCCAGCATAGCTGGAAAGGGCTTCCTATAACTTATTGTAACGAAAAACAAACAATAGAAAATAGCGAAAAAATAAAGAAGTAGAAAAAAAGCACAAATTGAATTTGTGCCTACAAACTAATTATTCAGAGACGGAAAAACAGAAAGGAGGGCAACAAAGTGTGGGAGAAAAAGAAAGAGCAAGCTACTATTTAAAAGTTGACATTTACTCAAAAAGTAGTAATTTTTCCACCTAAATGCAGACTGGACTAATAGAAAAACTAAAAGAAGCGGAAAAACGACTGAACGAAATCCACGAGTACCTTTCCTCTCCCGATGCCATAAAAGACAGAAACAAATTCGTTTCTCTTTCCCAGGAAGCTAACGGTCTTACCGAAGCCGTCAGGATTTGGGAAAGGTATCAAGTTGTAGAAACAAAGATTTCCGAAGACAATAAGGTTTTATCTTCTAATGATGATGAATTGAAAGCCCTCGCTAAAGAAGAAATTGCCGAACTTGAAACGGAAAAAGCGGGCATTCTGAAAGAAATAATTGACTTTTTTACCCCTAATGACCCGAACGATTCCCGCAACGCAATAATGGAAATAAGACAGGGCGCCGGCGGCGACGAAGCTTCTATTTTTGCAGGAGATTTGTTCAGAATGTATCTTAAATACGCTGAAAGCAAACGATGGCAGGTTGACATTATGTCAAACCACTCAACTGAAATCGGCGGCATTAAAGAAGTTATATTTAATGTAAAAGGTAAAAACGTATATAAATTTTTGAAATATGAAAGCGGAACACACAGGGTGCAAAGAGTCCCGAAAACTGAATCCAGCGGGAGAATACATACTTCTACCGTTACCGTAGCCGTTTTACCTGAAGCCTCCGAAATAGATGCAAAAATTAATCCCGAAGACATACGAATTGAGACTTATAGAGCCGGCGGACACGGCGGGCAGAACGTAAATAAAGTTGAATCCGCGGTGAGACTTATATATATTCCGACTAACCTGATTGTAACTTGTCAGGATGAGCGTTCACAATTACAAAACCGCGAACGCGCAATGAAAATATTATATGCAAAAATTTATGCCGAAGCGGCGGAAAAACATCATTCCGAAATCCAGGCTACGAGAACCCAACAAATAGGGTCAGGCGACAGGTCCGAAAAGATAAGAACTTATAATTTTACACAACAAAGAGTTACCGACCACAGAATAAACCTTTCCCTGCACAAACTTGATATGATACTTAACGGAGATTTAGATGAGTTTATAACCGCACTACAAGATGAAAATAGAAGAAGTATTGAAACAGGTAACACAAACCCTAAAGAATAAAGGCTTTGAAAGTCCCCAAACAGAAGCAGAAATAATAACCGGCTATGCCCTGAAGATAGATAAAGTAACTCTTTGTCTACAACACAACAGAATCATTACCGACAATGAAGCGCAAACCATAACCAATCTTTTAGATAGACGGCTTAAACACGAGCCAATCCAATATATAACTTCCAGAGCATTCTTTTATGGACTGGAGTTTATTATAGAGCCTCCAATACTCATCCCCCGTCCCGAAACGGAAACTTTAATTGAAACTGTCTTAAAGTTGGCAAAAGACAACCCCAATCCTAAAATCGTTGAAATAGGCACAGGAAGCGGGATAATTGCGATTACGCTTTCAAAATATTTACCTTCAGCAATAGTATATGCGACAGACATAATTAAACCAACATTAGCACAAAGGAATGCAAAAGTACATAGTGTAAATAATAGGGTACATTTTATAGAGGCTGATTTATTAGGCGCAATAAATATAGAAGCAGATTTCATAGTATCAAATCCCCCTTATATACCAACATCGGTTATACCGACATTACAGGAAGAAGTAAGGACGTTTGAGTCAAAGTTAGCGTTGGACGGCGGAAAAGACGGGTTGTCTGTTATTCGGCGGATTATAAATGATGTTTCTATGTGTTTCTGTAAAAATGGCGTTCTTGTATTAGAATTTTCTCCTGAACAAAAGGACGCATTGGAACAAGAAGCAAAAAAACGATTTAAGAAGATAGAGTTTGTAAATGACTTGTCAGGCAATCCAAGAGTAGTTATTTGCAGAAATAGTTTACCCCCAACCCCAACAGAACGAATAGATAAAAACACTCCGTCAAGGTCTAGTAATCCGCCTACGGCGAACCGGAAAACAGAGTAGAGAAACGATTTCATCCACGAATTAACACGAATAAAAAACAAAACAATTGATAGTAAAAAACAACAAAATACAGAGACCATAAGGAAGATATAGGACACAGAGAATACATACTCCACAATTAGTTATTTACCTTAAAAAAAAGTTGACATTAGCATTAAAATACTATAGGTATTCAACCTGAAATGGATAAGAAAATGCGATTAAAAAATATAATAGCAATTTTTGTCGCGGTTGCTTGTTTTTCAAGTATTTTAAGGGCTCAACCTGAGGAAACGGAAGATATTATTTATCTTAAAAATGGTTCAATTATACATGGCATGATAATTGAGCAAATTTTAAATGTATCTACAGCAATTGAAACAGAAGATAAAAAAGTTTTTGTCTTCAAGACAGATGAAATCAGTGAAATTATCAGAAGACAGATCAAAACAGACAAAATAATTTCTCAAAATAAAATAGGTGATGCAATAAGGGATGCGCGTGTTCTTGCTCGTAAAGATGCCAGTGGGAAGCAATGGGGTTGGTATTTGGGGTCTTGTATTTTCCCGCCGAATATTATCCTCGCATGTTGTCTTCCTCCTTCTAATCCCCCAAAGGAAAAATTAATTTATACGTCTTCGGATTTTGTGAACAGTTATACAGAATGTTATAGAGATAGAATTAAAAAAGAACGAATTAGGGATGCTATAGATGGTGGACTTCTTGGTAGCATTGTCATTATTACGGTCTGCATAATAACATCTACCAATTAAGTACAACAAAAAAAGCAAACGCAGAGACACAGAGAAAAAAAGTTATTCCCCCCAAGCTTAACTGCTACGGGAAGGCATGATTTTTCAAGATTGGGGGAGGATTAACTCAATCTGACGGCTTGACGGTAGTTATGGAAGCTTGCGTTAGATTATCCTTTTTCACAATCAACCTTTCATTTTTACTTGACAAATTCAATGAATGTCAATAAATTACAACACTAATGCAATTTATAAAAGCTTATTCTGGGGAGAATGACTTCATTATCATTGATGCTCGTAAAGAAAAATTGCCGGAGAATTTAGGCAAACTTATCCCCCGTATTGCAAACAGACACAAAGGTATTGGCGCTGATGGCGTCATTATTATTGAAAAAAGTAAAACCACAGATTTCAAACTCAGATACTTTAACCCTGATGCGACAGAATACAGTGTTTGCGGAAATGGTTCCCTATGTGTTATGCTTTACGAAAACAAACCTAAATTAAAGTTTACTACTGGTGCAGGAGTATTTAAGGGAGGCAACAAGGACAACAAAGCTTTTATCCAGATTCCAAAGCCCAAAGATATTATATTGGATTTCTATCTAACTGTAGGAGATAAAAAAGAAGAACTAAACTTTGTAAATATCGGTGTCCCCCATACTATATGCTTTGTTGAAGATGTTGAAGATATAGACATTAATAAGTTAGCTAAACCGATAAGATTTCATACGTATTTCAGGGAATCAGGAACCAACGTAAATTTCGTTCAGATAGTAAAAAGAAATGAAATTATAGTAAGAACTTATGAAAGAGGCATAGAAGGAGAAACTGATTGCGGATCCGGGAGTTGCTCTGCTTCTATTGTAGGCTGGATGAAAAAGAAATTAGACTCTAATGTCAAGGTTACTACAAGAGGCGGTGTTTTAGAGGTAGAAATAAAGAAAATAAATGATGTTACATTATACGGAAATCCAAAAATCGTTTATAAAGGAAATTTCACAGAATCTTAGGGGGATAAATGAAGAAAGTAGATTCATCTGATATAAGAAATATCGTATTGCTGGGGCACGCAGGTTCAGGCAAGACAACTTTTGCTGAAGCGATGATGTTTAACGCAGGTGTAACTTCAAGAATCGGGAAAGTGGAGAACGGCACTTCTATGTTTGACTATACAACAGATTCTATTGACAGAAAAAGTTCTATAAACTTAAGTTTGGGATGGTTTGAATGGAAAAATAAATATTTGATAAATATAATTGATACTCCGGGATATGACGATTTTTACGGTGACGTTATTACAGGAGCAAGAGCCGCAGATATAGCTATTCTTATTGTAAATAGCTGTTCGGAACGACTAGAACTCGGAGCAATGAAGGCTAAAAAACTTGCAGACTCTCTTAATATCCCAATTGTAATATTCGTTAACCAACTTGTGAAAGAAAACGCAAACTTTGACAGAACACTAAATCTTTTAACTTCATTATTTGGGAAAAGCGTTGCTCCTATTACTGCCTACGAATCAGGAAAAGTAGTAAATACTCTTGAAACAGACAGTCTTTACAAATCAACAGCTATTGAAGCGATTGCAGAAGTAGATGATGCTCTTACTGAAAAATATTTGGGCGAACAGGCTTTTTCTCCTGAAGAGATAAATAACGGTATACAAATGGGTATCAGAAACAGAAAACTTGTTCCTCTGTATGCCGGGGATGCATATAATAATATTGGAGTTAAGGAATTGCTCGAAGCAGTTGCATTTTTACCATCGCCTCTGGAAAGACAGGAATCAAAAGAACCGGGATTAAGCGCATTAGTATTTAAGACGGTAGTTGATCCGCATTTAGGTGATTTAAGATACATAAGAGTTTTTTCGGGGAGTATTGAACCCGGCGCAACAGTATATAATTCCAATAAGAAAGCAGACGAGAAATTAAACCAACTTTATGCCGTAAAAGGCAAAGACAGGGAAGAAGTCCCGACAGGTTTAGTTGCCGGAATGATTGGAGCAATTGTAAAATTAAAAAATACCCAAACAGGAGATACTTTAGCCCAGAAAGATAAACAAATAGTTTTCCCGGCTTTTGAGTTTCCACCTTATCAAACCAAAACAGCTATTGTCCCGAAAACTAAAAAAGACGAGGAAAAAATATCCAACGGCCTTAGTAAATTACGTGATGAAGATCCTTCTTTTAATTCCACATTTGACCCGGAAACGAAACAAACCATCCTTACCGGTATGGGTGAAGTTCATATTAACGTCCTGCTTGGCAGACTAAAAAACAGATTTGGAGTGGACGTATTACAGGAAAAACCCAAAATCCATTACAGGGAAACAATATCAAGAGCAGTTGAACAACAGGGAAAATACAAACGTCAAACGGGCGGACACGGACAATACGGAGATTGCTGGGTCAAATTTGAGCCGCTCGAAAGAGGCAAGGGATTTGAATTTGTTGATGGTATCACTGAAGGCAGAATTCCAAGAAGATTCATTCCTTCCGTAGAAAAAGGATTGCGTGAAGCAATAGAAAAAGGAATTTTAGCCGGATTTCCCACTACGGACCTCAGAGCAACTCTTTATGATGGTTCTTATCATGATGTAGATTCTTCGGATATTGCTTTTAAAATTGCCGCAAACATAGCATTCAAGGAAGGACTGACTAAAGCAGGTATTACATTGATTGAACCTATAATGAGGGTAGAAATTCTTGTTCCTTCCGAATATATGGGTGATGTTATGGGAGATATTTCTTCCCGCCGTGGCAAAATAGAACAAACGGAATCCGTAGATACATATCAAAAACTTTTTGCTCTTGTTCCGGAATCCGAATTATACCAATTCTCCACGGTTCTTCGTTCCCTGTCACAAGGAGCAGGGACTTTTACTCAAACGTTCTCGCATTACGAAGAAGTGCCGAGAGAAACTCAATCGAGGGTTGTGGAAGAGTATAAAAAGGAACCAACAGAGGCAGAATAAAGAAGAACCGCCGCAAAAGGTTGTGGAAGAGTACCTACCAAGAAGATTGGCAGGCAGGTAAAAAGGAACCAACAGAGGCAGAATAAAGAAGAAACGCCGCAAAAGGTTGTGGAAGAGTACCTACCAAGAAGATTGGCAGGCAGGTAAAAAGGAACCGGCCGAGACAGAATAAGCCTTTGGAGCTATTCGTATTTCAACAAAACTGAGAGAATAGTATATTTAATTCGTAACTCAAATATGAAAATAGAGACTAAACATAGTTTAACAAACGAAGAAACTTACAAAAGGATAAATGGGCTATTTTCAGGGTTACAAAAGAGATATCCCGACAATATAAGTAATCCAGAGATAAAATGGGATGCAGGTCATACTCAAATGGATTTCACTATGGAGATTATGACGCTTACAACGAGCGGGACAGTTTATTTGAAAAAGAGTCAAGTTGCTCTGGATGTGGAAGTTCCTGCTATAGCAAGAGTGTTTAGCGGACAAATTGAAAGTATGATTCGAGAAGAATTAGAAAAGATACTTTCGTGATTTTTGAGAGAAACAATAGGGAACGAGCCCTATTCTGCCAGAGGTAGACAAGCAAACAAAACGACAAACAGGGGCGTAAGATAAAAACAGAAAATTTGGACGCAGATTAACGGAATTCTTTATTTTGTATTATTTCGTATTACCCCTGCCTTTTAACAATATTGACAAAGTTTGGAATAGGATTTTCAAATCAAATATAAAAGAGTATTTTTTGATATATTCCATATCTAAAACCAGTTTTTGAGGAAGTATATTATGAAGATAATCCTCATGTAAGTTTTCTTCTTTTAGTATGCTTTCTTCTGCAGGAAATTTTAACTGGGCTAACCCCGTTATGCCTGGTTTAACATCCAAAACTTTTAACTGTTCTTTATTGTATTTTTCGACATAAAAAGGAGATTCCGGTCTTGGCCCTACAAAACTTATCTCTCCTTTTAATACATTTAAAAGTTGTGGCAATTCATCTATTTTTGTGTTGCGTAATAACTTTCCTATTTTTGTTATACGGGGGTCATCACTGTAAGTAATCGCCGGGCCTTTTTTGCTTGCATCCGGGTTCATTGTCCTGAATTTGCAAAGTTTGAATTTTTTCCCCTTTTTGCCAACTCTGGTCCCGCCGTAGAAAATAGGCCCCTTTGAATCGGACTTTATTAAAATAGAAACGATAATAAAAATTGGGATACAAAGGACTAATCCAATTAATGAGGCTAAAATATCAAATACTCGTTTTAACATAAAGACGAAGCATTTCGTTGATTTACAGGTTTATAATCTTTCTCGTTAAAGATGGTTTATTTTCCCTGTCAAATCTTAAAAAATAGATACCTTTTTTTATTGTTTTTCCGCTAAAATCAATTTCTTGATATCCTGTTTTTAACTCGTTACTAATAATTGTTTTTACGCATCTCCCGGTTAAATCATATAATTTCAAGCTTATTTTTTCTGTTATTGGTAACATAAATTTAATGGAAAGATTTGTTCTAAAAACTGTCGGGGAAACGCTAATATAAAAATTACGGGCTTCTCCCCCATCTTCTACAGCACCACTGTTTTTATAAAGTTTTACATCCAGGGTAACGACTTCCCCATTTTCAACAAGGTCTTTTGTAGAAAACACAACATACCATTTTTTATCAGAACATATAAAACTTACATTTCCTGAATCCACATTATGTCCAATTTCAAAAGCTTCTAAAGCTGTTCCATTTTCATAAGCATTAAAATTTCCAGAATCACAAATAAAAAACTCAATATTTTTGGCCACATCTATATAATATCCATATTTTTGGAAAGGTGTATACGAACCTAAATTCACCGGGAACATAGCGAATCCATGAACTATTTCCTGGTTAACTTTAAAATTCGCCTCAATTTTGTAAAGCTGCACCGTATCAGATAAAGTATCCTGAGATATTGTCATAGAAGGCTGGTGCCCCGGAAGATTACAAGACCAGTTATAATGCTCTCCCGCAACAGCATAAGATATGATTTTAGTTGTCTTATTTGGAGCCGGATAAATCCCTCTTAATATGCCATTTACGTTTACATAAAAATTCACCGTATCCGCGAGCAAGAATTCGGCTTTCCCTTCTGAATCCGTGTATCTCCTATCGGATTCAGCAATTTCTTTTGAGACGTCATAATCATAATATTCACTATATATCGATACTTTTGCTCCATCCACAGGTAATCCCGAGATATCATTTACGATAACGCTTAAAGTGCAGTATGGTGTATATCTTGGAGTAACATCCCAGATATACCCATCGCCTCTCCAGTTAAATACGGATCTAAACTCCCAGGTCGGGTTGTTTAATTCGTAATGTACTGTAGAGTTAAGGAAACCGCCGCCCGGTTCCCATCCTCTCCATTCAGTATCCCACCATTCGTTCCATGTATGGTCTCTTGTAACGTCATAAGGAGCGTTTGTCGGAATTAATGCCGCTCTCGCTGCAGCTTCGGTTAAAACAGAATGCTCTCCACACCTCCCCCTATGCAGATGATAGATTCTTACAGGCTGGCCTGAACGTTCGCCATTCCACATATCTCCCGGGAAAAAATTAAAAACCATAACGTCTCTAATCCATTGTGAAACTTTACCAATAGCGCCGTTATTCGGAATGGTATCTATTATATTATTATAAAGAATTTTTTCACCTGCAAGTTGGTCTCGCAATATAGGAGAAACATATCCTGCATATATGGTATCGGTATCATATCCACCCCAGACGGTTTTTTCGGCAGTATCGGAGTAATTAAATAAATAGTCTCTCCAAAAATAAGCAGGAACACCGCTTCCATTTTTGGGGTCTACATAAGAAGGAGCTTCCATTTGGAGAAGGGGATGAACGATATCCCAGTAATACCTTTCTTTTGGAATCTCTATTTCCGTAGTATCGTTATTATGGTCTGCTATTCTATATTTTGCCGTAGTATAATCCGAATATTCCACAAGTCTGACATAGTCAAGCATACTATCATTTTTATAAATAAGTTTAATGTTATCTATAAATATTTTAGGATCACTTTGGTAATGCTTTAATACTACGGGATCTATTCTTGCAACCTCAAATGCAAGTTCATCCGTATAAGGATAAGGAGTGGAAAGGATAAGCGATGCATAAGCAGCTTGACAAGCAGCTTCCATACGGGCAAAATTATCCCACAGCGGTATTCTAATCCATTCGGGAGACGCTTCAACTGCCTGAGTTGCAAGAGTATTAAGAGTGTCGGACAACACAGGATAAAGTTTTTCGCTGTCAATTTGTACATAATAGCGCCCTTTTGCCTGAATTCTGCCATAAAAAGAGCAACTATCTATAAGAGCCCACTTTATTACTGATTTATCTTTTCTTGAAATTATTGTATTCCCCTTAGGGGCAGAAAAATTACCTATCTTTACTTTATTGGTCTCATCTCCTGCTATTTCCATTTTTTCAGGGGATTTATACCCCCAGTATTGTCTTGGTTGTATATCAGAAGTCGTTGTAATTATAAGCAATAATAGTAATACCATATACTGTGATTATGTACGCATATTAAGCTCTCTGTCAAGTAAAAATCCCTTGATGTCAAAAAGCTTGACTTCTTTTAAAATATCTGTTTAATTTACTCTTATGTTACCCGATAAAATAATCATTAAGGGCGCAAGAGTTCATAACCTGAAAAACATAAGTCTGGAAATTCCCAAAAATAAACTCGTAATCATTACGGGACTTTCTGGATCAGGCAAATCATCACTTGCTTTTGATACAATATACGCTGAAGGACAACGCAGATACGTAGAATCCCTTTCTTCTTATGCAAGACAGTTTCTCGGGATAATGAAGAAACCCGACGTTGACTACATAGAAGGGTTATCTCCCGCGATTTCAATAGACCAGCGCGCATTATCCAAAAATCCACGTTCAACTGTCGCCACCGTCACTGAAATTTACGATTATCTGAGAGTTCTTTTTGCAAGGATCGGAATCCCTTTTTGTCATAAATGTGGAAGACAGGTTACTTCACAGACAGTCGACCAGATTGTTAACCGTATTCTTGAATTCCCTAAAGACACTCAAATTAAGATTCTTGCACCGGTAATAAGAGGTAAAAAAGGTGAATACCACGAGTTGTTTACT
Above is a window of bacterium DNA encoding:
- a CDS encoding T9SS type A sorting domain-containing protein → MDIAKQYARGNSALFLEDASSSVFDQYNICGTLPVNYVVKPNGKVYHGLYGYCESQIKDWIDSCVIAVEENNAVSTIQNPTLVLSPNPFKVVMMISVKGVKTVGDLQIQDLTGRVVRSFSLAPNATIKWDRKDNNGREVPVGMYFCRFNNGTVNLTGKVVMFK
- the prfA gene encoding peptide chain release factor 1, which gives rise to MQTGLIEKLKEAEKRLNEIHEYLSSPDAIKDRNKFVSLSQEANGLTEAVRIWERYQVVETKISEDNKVLSSNDDELKALAKEEIAELETEKAGILKEIIDFFTPNDPNDSRNAIMEIRQGAGGDEASIFAGDLFRMYLKYAESKRWQVDIMSNHSTEIGGIKEVIFNVKGKNVYKFLKYESGTHRVQRVPKTESSGRIHTSTVTVAVLPEASEIDAKINPEDIRIETYRAGGHGGQNVNKVESAVRLIYIPTNLIVTCQDERSQLQNRERAMKILYAKIYAEAAEKHHSEIQATRTQQIGSGDRSEKIRTYNFTQQRVTDHRINLSLHKLDMILNGDLDEFITALQDENRRSIETGNTNPKE
- the prmC gene encoding peptide chain release factor N(5)-glutamine methyltransferase, whose protein sequence is MKIEEVLKQVTQTLKNKGFESPQTEAEIITGYALKIDKVTLCLQHNRIITDNEAQTITNLLDRRLKHEPIQYITSRAFFYGLEFIIEPPILIPRPETETLIETVLKLAKDNPNPKIVEIGTGSGIIAITLSKYLPSAIVYATDIIKPTLAQRNAKVHSVNNRVHFIEADLLGAINIEADFIVSNPPYIPTSVIPTLQEEVRTFESKLALDGGKDGLSVIRRIINDVSMCFCKNGVLVLEFSPEQKDALEQEAKKRFKKIEFVNDLSGNPRVVICRNSLPPTPTERIDKNTPSRSSNPPTANRKTE
- the dapF gene encoding diaminopimelate epimerase; translated protein: MQFIKAYSGENDFIIIDARKEKLPENLGKLIPRIANRHKGIGADGVIIIEKSKTTDFKLRYFNPDATEYSVCGNGSLCVMLYENKPKLKFTTGAGVFKGGNKDNKAFIQIPKPKDIILDFYLTVGDKKEELNFVNIGVPHTICFVEDVEDIDINKLAKPIRFHTYFRESGTNVNFVQIVKRNEIIVRTYERGIEGETDCGSGSCSASIVGWMKKKLDSNVKVTTRGGVLEVEIKKINDVTLYGNPKIVYKGNFTES
- a CDS encoding elongation factor G — protein: MKKVDSSDIRNIVLLGHAGSGKTTFAEAMMFNAGVTSRIGKVENGTSMFDYTTDSIDRKSSINLSLGWFEWKNKYLINIIDTPGYDDFYGDVITGARAADIAILIVNSCSERLELGAMKAKKLADSLNIPIVIFVNQLVKENANFDRTLNLLTSLFGKSVAPITAYESGKVVNTLETDSLYKSTAIEAIAEVDDALTEKYLGEQAFSPEEINNGIQMGIRNRKLVPLYAGDAYNNIGVKELLEAVAFLPSPLERQESKEPGLSALVFKTVVDPHLGDLRYIRVFSGSIEPGATVYNSNKKADEKLNQLYAVKGKDREEVPTGLVAGMIGAIVKLKNTQTGDTLAQKDKQIVFPAFEFPPYQTKTAIVPKTKKDEEKISNGLSKLRDEDPSFNSTFDPETKQTILTGMGEVHINVLLGRLKNRFGVDVLQEKPKIHYRETISRAVEQQGKYKRQTGGHGQYGDCWVKFEPLERGKGFEFVDGITEGRIPRRFIPSVEKGLREAIEKGILAGFPTTDLRATLYDGSYHDVDSSDIAFKIAANIAFKEGLTKAGITLIEPIMRVEILVPSEYMGDVMGDISSRRGKIEQTESVDTYQKLFALVPESELYQFSTVLRSLSQGAGTFTQTFSHYEEVPRETQSRVVEEYKKEPTEAE
- a CDS encoding polyhydroxyalkanoic acid system family protein, translated to MKIETKHSLTNEETYKRINGLFSGLQKRYPDNISNPEIKWDAGHTQMDFTMEIMTLTTSGTVYLKKSQVALDVEVPAIARVFSGQIESMIREELEKILS
- a CDS encoding sugar transferase, which produces MLKRVFDILASLIGLVLCIPIFIIVSILIKSDSKGPIFYGGTRVGKKGKKFKLCKFRTMNPDASKKGPAITYSDDPRITKIGKLLRNTKIDELPQLLNVLKGEISFVGPRPESPFYVEKYNKEQLKVLDVKPGITGLAQLKFPAEESILKEENLHEDYLHNILPQKLVLDMEYIKKYSFIFDLKILFQTLSILLKGRGNTK